One segment of Haemophilus influenzae DNA contains the following:
- the rlmH gene encoding 23S rRNA (pseudouridine(1915)-N(3))-methyltransferase RlmH → MKITLIAVGTKMPSWVTTGFEEYQRRFPKDMPFELIEIPAGKRGKNADIKRILEQEGKAMLAACGKGKVVTLDIPGKPWTTPQLAEQLEAWKNDGRDVCLLIGGPEGLSPECKAAAEQSWSLSPLTLPHPLVRVVVAESLYRAWSLTTNHPYHRE, encoded by the coding sequence GTGAAAATCACGTTAATTGCCGTCGGAACAAAAATGCCTTCTTGGGTTACAACGGGTTTTGAGGAATATCAACGCCGTTTCCCAAAAGATATGCCTTTTGAACTAATTGAAATCCCAGCAGGCAAGCGTGGAAAAAATGCTGATATTAAACGTATTTTAGAACAAGAAGGCAAAGCGATGTTAGCGGCCTGTGGAAAAGGCAAAGTCGTGACGTTAGATATTCCTGGTAAACCTTGGACGACGCCGCAGCTAGCTGAGCAACTAGAAGCGTGGAAAAATGATGGTCGCGATGTTTGTTTATTGATTGGTGGGCCTGAGGGGCTTTCGCCAGAATGCAAAGCTGCCGCAGAGCAAAGTTGGTCGCTTTCTCCCTTGACATTACCTCACCCGCTTGTTCGTGTCGTGGTGGCTGAAAGTTTGTATCGCGCGTGGTCGCTCACTACTAATCATCCTTATCATCGAGAATAA